AACTGATCGACCATTACTTGTGCACCATTAGCGAAATCACCAAACTGTGCTTCCCAAATCACTACCGCATTCGGATCAGCCATGGCATATCCAAATTCGAATCCAAGTACACCAAACTCAGAAAGAAGCGAGTTGTAGATTTTAAAATCATTGTGCTCACCACCTTCCAGGTGATTAAGGAAGTTGTATTGTTCGTTCGTATTAGAGTCTCTGACCACTGCGTGACGGTGAGAGAAAGTCCCTCTCTTCACATCCTGACCAGACATTCTTACTACTTTGTCTTCTAATAATAATGAGCCATAAGCCAAAAGCTCTGCCGATGCCCAGTTCAATTCTTTTTTCTCAAAGAACATCTCTTTACGCTGCTTCAGCACCTTATCGATCTGCTTGATAGGTTTGAACCCTTTAGGGACAGAGGTGATTGCCTTTCCTACTTTCTCGATGAAAGACATATCGATAGACGTATCCGGCGACTCATCAAAATCCTCAGGTCTTGACAATCTCATTTCTGAGAATTCCTTCTCACTCTGCTGCAACACATAAGGCAATTTTTCCTGCTTCACCATGTTCAGGCGATCCTGTAGCTGAGCCTTGAACTCCTTATCCATAGAAGTCGCCAGGTTAGCGTCTACATCTCCACGGTCGATCAATCGTTTGTTGTAGATCTCACGTGGGTTCGGATGTTTAGAGATGATGTTATAAAGTGAAGGCTGAGTGAATTTCGGTTCGTCAGACTCGTTGTGTCCATGACGTCTGTAGCAAACCATATCGATGAAGATATCGCCCTGGAATTTTTGTCTGTATTCTGCTGCAACATTCATACAGAATACCACAGATTCAGGATGATCCCCATTCACGTGAAGAACAGGCGCATCGACTGTTTTCGCTAAATCCGTACAATAGATACTAGATCTCGCTTCATCAAAATCAGTGGTAAATCCAACCTGGTTGTTGATGATAAAGTGGATGGTACCACCAGTCGAATAAGCATCTAGCTTAGACATCTGGATCAGTTCGTATCCTATGCCCTGTCCAGCCAATGCAGCATCCCCGTGAATCAAAATCGGAAGTGCCTTATTGCTGTCCTTATATAAGTTGTCAATTTTAGCTCTAACGAATCCTTCTACCACCGGATTTACTGCTTCCAGGTGAGAAGGGTTAGGAGCCAATTTCAAGTTGACTTGTTTGCCTGATGGAGTGGTTACCTGAGAAGAGAAGCCCATGTGATATTTCACATCACCATCTCCCATGGTCTGGTCTGGAGCAAATGAACCTTCGAACTCGTTGAAAACCTGCTCATAGGTTTTACCCATGATGTTCACCAGTACGTTGAGACGTCCACGGTGAGCCATACCTACTACCACTTCTTCTACACCTAGATCTGCCGATCTATTGATCAAAGCATCCAGTGCCGGAATGGTAGTTTCTCCTCCTTCAAGAGAGAAACGTTTCTGACCCAAATATTTGGTGTGCAGAAAGTTTTCGAAAACTACAGCTTCGTTCAACTTTGAGAGAATCTGCTTCTTCTCTTCGATGGATGGTGCATAATTCAATGCATCTTTTTCTACCTTTTCCTTGAACCAGTCTACGATTTCTGGTTTACGGATGTACAGGTACTCGAATCCCACACTGCCGGTGTAAATGTTCTTTAAGGATTCGACAATTTTCTTCAAGCTGGCTTTACCTATACCGATTAGGTTGCCACATTCGAACTCAGTATCCAAGTCCGCTTTGGTCAGACCAAAATCTTCGATTTCAAGTCTTGCCTCTCTGTCTTTTCTGTCTCTTACGGGGTTAGTGGTCGATTTGAGGTGCCCTCGCGAACGATAGGCATGGATCAAATCACGCACAGCTATCTCCTTATTAGATACCGGAGCTTGAGCCACTCCATTTTCTCCATACTTGGTAAGTGAAAAGTCGTATCCTTCGAAGAACCTCTGCCAGCTAACATCTACAGAGTCGGGATCCTGTTTGTAGGATTGGTACATATCGTCAATGACGTTGGTGTGGGCATTGGCGATATAGGAAAATTTGTCCATCACATCAATTTTAATTTATGAGACGACAAATATAGAAGCAATAGTTTTTATTTGAAAACCGTATATGCGGTTATTAGATTTTCAAACGTATTGTGCGATTTGAAAGGATTTTTACAATCTGCCTATGGAGAGAGATAGGCATGTTTTCTGCGAAAAAACAGATACAACATATTTAACTATATCGATCAAAACCAAAAACAATATCGAGAATATCTATAGAGTTTAAGAAGAAACACTCTATCAATTCTTGATATAATGTTCTTTTTCAATAATTAAACATTTTAATTTTCTGCTTTTGATCCCTAATCAGCTCTATTCTCTTCATCACTCCACCACCTTTTAGCCCTTCATCTTCCCATAACATAAAAGCAATCACAAAATACTCTCCTTTAGGCAAATCATTTAACTCAAAACTACCATCATCCTTGCAATAGGTCTTGATCGTTTTGTGATAGATGGCTGGATCAGGAATAAAACTAGGGATTCCATCTTGAACATAAACCGAACCTGCCTGACTGTTACCATAAATACGATCTAAACGTTCTTCAGTATATCGACTGTATGGCATGAGTTCGATCGCAAATTGTTCTCCAAAGTGGATCTCACCATCTCTACCTTTGAACTTGGCTACTCCCTCAATACTGGCAGTCCCCTTTTCATCAAACCAGAGCAAGTTTTTTGCTTCAATTTCTCCTAAGATCGGGACTCTTCGGTTTTCAGCTTTACTTCGCACATATACTTCCACTAAGGTTCTATCCACCCCAACCTCAGGTAATTTCTCTACTCCTGATTGAATTAAAGTATCATTTCTTATCTCCACTTCAAATTCAAACTTGTGCATCTCCCATTCTCTAGCACTGCAGTACTCCAAAAATTCTACGTATCGATTGCCTTCAAGCACATATTGACCAGCCCCAGAGGAATATCGATTCAGACTATCTTTGTCATGCTGAAAAAAAGTGAAGTGGCTATTATTAATTATTTTAATTCCTTCCAAATCCCCAGTAAAATCCCTAATCACGGAGTCCTCAGTAATAATGCTTTGAGAAATCAATTGCCATGTACCTTGGAGATCTTGTTCTAAGGTCGAAGGCTGTTCATTTGTTTTTTCAATTGCACAACTAACCAATAAAACGGAGAGTAACAATAAACTATTTGTTTTCATAGATCGATTATTTCAATTTTTCAGACCAAAATAAACTTAAAGATGTCAAGTGCTAAGAAGGTAAATGCTTCGAAAGGCACACGTATTTCTGACATTCCACGAAAGACGTATTTTTGATGTGGCACAAAAAAAGCGCAGATCTCTCTGCGCTTACAATATTTTGTCTTGAGAAATAAATTACTCAGTCACCCCTACTTCTTCTGTAGATTCTTCACTTTTATTTTCTGAAAGGAAAAACCGCTTTTGGAAAACGAGAATAATAGCCACCCCTACAAATATCGAGGCATCCGCCACATTGAATACAGGCCAAAGCGACATGTACTTCCCTCCCATCAGAGGAATCCAATCTGGCAACCTACCTTCCCAGATATCAATGTAGAACATATCCACTACCTGACCATAAAACCATGGAGTCGGCGCGTCATATGGTGCATTGTCCAACCAAATGCCGTAAAATGTACTATCGATCACATTGCCTATCGCACCTCCAAGGATCAACGCAATGCAGATCAATAAACCTACTGGCGCTTCCTTTTTGATCAAAGTGAAGAGATAATAACTAATACCCACCATAGCGACCAATCGAAACAAAGTCAAAAACAACTTACCATAAGCTGTTCCTAATTTCATACCGAAGGCCATACCCGGATTGGTCAAATAGTGCAGTTTGAAAAAATCACCCAGGATCTGAATCTGACCATTGACACCCATATCCATATTAAAGTGAACCAGCATCTTTACCACCTGATCCAGCACGATAATCCCGATACTGATCAAAAAGTACTTATAATATTTCATCAATCTACATTCTATATTTAAGCACTCACCTCGATGTGCGCTTTGATTTTCAATTCATCTATGTCCAACTCCTCTCCAGCATCCAGGCTATCTGCCATAGCCAGATTTTTTGCTTGTGTCTCGACACATATATAATCGTTGAAGGCAGCCACTGCAGATTTCACTATTTCTTCGCTACTGCTCAACTGGATTTTAATCTTATCCTGAACCTCCAGGCCTTTATCCTTACGTAAGTTTTGAATACGGTTGACCAAATCTCTCGCTACGCCTTCCTGCTTCAGTTCATCAGTCAAGTTGATATCTAGAGCAACAGTCAAACCATTTTCGCTGGCTACCAACCATCCAGGGATATCCTGTGAAGCGATCTCTACATCCTCTAACGTCAAGGTGATAGTATCACCGGCCAAATCCACCTGAATCGATCCACTCTTCTCGATGGTAGCAATCTCTTCCTGACCAAAACCATTGATCAATTGAGACACGTCCTTCATGCGCGGACCATATTCCTTACCTAACTTACGGAAGTTTGGTTTAATAGACTTCACTAAAACACCTGAAGTGTCGTCCAAAAACTCAATATCCTTGATATTCACCTCATTCAGGATCAAATCCTTTACTGCATTGACACGTGATTCAGTACTTTCGTTAAGTACCGGGATCATGATCTTAGCCAAAGGCTGACGTACTTTCAATCGTTCCTTTTTGCGCAAGGAATGCACCAAAGAAGAAATCTTCTGAGCCATATCCATGCGTGCCTCCAACTCTGCATCTATACACGAATCATCTGCCACTGGAAAATCCGATAGGTGAACAGACTCATGGCTTTCACTTGAAGACACCGCATTCAAATCAGAGTACAATCTATCCAAATAGAATGGAGCAATCGGCGCACCCAGTTTCGCAACGGTCTTCAAACAAGTATAAAGCGACTGATAAGCAGCCCTTTTGTCCTCATTGTACTCCCCTTTCCAGAAACGCTTCCTGTTCAGACGAACATACCAGTTGCTCAAATCATCGATTACAAAATCCTGAATCAGACGGGCAGCACGTGTTGGCTCGTATTCATTAAAAGCCTCATCTACCTTCTTGATCAAAGTATTAAGTTTAGAAATGATCCATCGATCACTCTCTGTACGCTGGTCCATTGGGATCGCCTCCTCACTGAAGGTAAAACCATCCAGATTGGCATAGAGCGCGAAGAAGGAATAAGTATTCTGAAGGGTACCAAAGAATCTACGCTGAGACTCTGCTACTCCTTCGATATCAAATTTCAAGTTGTCCCAGGGATTGGCATTAGAGATCATGTACCATCTCGTAGCATCCGGGCCATATTTTTTCAAGGTCTCAAATGGATCTACGGCATTGCCCAATCTCTTAGACATTTTGTTACCGTTCTTATCCAATACCAGACCGTTGGCAATTACATTTTTGAAGGATACCTGATCGAAAAGCATCCCTGCGATCGCATGAAGCGTAAAGAACCAACCTCTGGTTTGATCCACGCCCTCTGCAATAAAATCCGCTGGATATACATCCTTGAGACCTCCATTGGCTCTTTCATCTGCTTTAGGGTCATCTCCCATGAAGTGGAATTGAGCATATGGCATAGCCCCAGAATCGAACCATACATCGATCAAGTCCGGTTCGCGCAGCATTTTCTGCCCACTCTCACTCACCAACACAACCTCATCTACATAAGGTCTATGGAGATCAAAATCATCACCAATCTGCTCAGTCATAAACCCTGCAGCAATGGATTTTTCTACTTCCGCCTTAAGCTCTGCTATGGAGCCGATGCATTTTTCTTCAGACTTATCTTCCGAGATCCAAATCGGTAATGGCGTACCCCAATATCTCGAACGAGACAGGTTCCAGTCAACCAAATTCTCCAACCAGTTGCCAAATCGACCTGTGCCTGTTGAAGCTGGCTTCCAGTTAATGGTATTGTTCAGCTCTACCAATCGATCTTTAAAAGCTGTAGTCTTGATAAACCAGGAATCCAACGGGTAGTAAAGTACAGGTTTGTCAGTTCTCCAGCAGTGTGGGTAGCTGTGCTCATACTTCTCTACTTTGAAGGCTTTATTTTCTTCTTTCAACTGGATGGCGATCAGCACATCCGTTGGTTTAAAATCTTTGTCAGAAGTTACCGAATCATCATAATATTCCGCCTTCACGTATTTACCAGCGAAATCGGTTACTTCATTAACGAAGCGTCCTTGCTTGTCTACAAGCGGCACTTCTTTTCCACTATCGTCAGTTACTAACACTGCAGGTACACCTGCTTGCTTGGCAGCAAAAAAGTCATCCGCACCAAAAGTTGGTGCAATGTGTACGATCCCCGTACCATCCTCAGTTGATACAAAATCTCCAGGTATAACTCTGAAAGCTTTCTCTTCTAATTCAGCATTGGTCACATAAGGCATCAGTTGCTCATAGGGCATCCCAACCAAATCTTCACCGCTAAACTCAGCTTTCACCTCCCATGGAATCAACTTATCTCCTTCTTTGTAGTCGTCAAAGGCTACCTCTTTGGCTTTTTCCGAAAAGAATTTGCCCATCAAATCTTTAGCCACTATGACAGAAACTGGCTTGAAGGTATAGGGGTTGAAGGTCTTTACCTTTACGTAAGTGATCTTCTTTCCTACTGCAAGTGCCGCATTGGATGGCAAGGTCCATGGAGTGGTCGTCCAAGCCAGGAAGAATACCTCTTCGTCTCCTTCAAATAATTTTTCGCTGTCCGCAGTTTTCTTTGCCTTGAACTGTGCTACGATAGACGTATCCTTTACATCACGATAAGTCCCTGGCTGGTTCAACTCGTGAGAGCTCAAACCTGTTCCGGCAGCAGGAGAATAAGGCTGAATCGTATAGCCTTTATACAGGAGCCCTTTGTCGTAGAACTTCTTTAGCAGATGCCAAAGTGTCTCCATATAGTTCTTATCAAAGGTGATATAGGGGTCGTCCAAATCCACCCAGTAACCCATCTTTTCCGTCAGGTCATCCCACTGGTCTTTGAACTTCATCACCGCCTCACGACACTTCTGATTGTATTCCTCCACTGAGATTTTAGTACCAATATCCTCTTTGGTGATCCCAAGTTCTTTTTCTACTTGAAGCTCAACAGGTAGACCGTGTGTATCCCATCCACCTTTTCGGTTGACCTGGTAGCCTTTCAGCGTTTTGTATCGACAGAAAATATCCTTGACGGCACGTGCCATCACATGGTGAATACCCGGGGTTCCATTGGCAGATGGAGGTCCTTCGTAGAACACAAAAGATTCCGCACCCTCTTTCTCATCGACTGACTTTTTGAAGATGTCATTCTTCTTCCAAAAATCAAGTATCTCATCCGCTACTTCAGCGTAATTAATGTTTTTGTATTCTCTGTATTTCACCGTTCAATAATATTCTCGAGTGATTAATCTTTATTCTTTTCTTCTTTATCCAGCAGATCAAGATCTATTTCTTCGTCTTCGTTCTCATCATAGAACTCTGGATATTGTTCAATCAATGGGTGATCTTCTTTGTTTCTCTTTCCACTATCAAATCTTAGCAACAAAGCTGGCAACAAGGTCAGGTTCGTTAACATAGCCATCAACAGTGTAGTGGATGTCAAGGTTCCAAGCGCTACTGTTCCGCCAAATTCAGAGGCTGCAAAAATCACAAAGCCAAAGAATAAAATAATGGAGGTATAAATCATACTCGCACCTGTTTCGCGAATACTCTTACTCACTGCTACTGGCACGAAGAAATTATTGGCAAAAAGCTCTTGTCTGTATTTGGCCAGAAAATGAATGGAGTCATCTACTGAAATACCAAAAGCAATACTGAAAATCAAAGCCGTACTTGGCTTCAACGGTATGCCTGCTAATCCCATCATTCCTCCGGTGATCAACAGCGGGATAATATTAGGAATCAAACAAATAATGATCATTTTGAAGTTCCTAAACAGCAGCCCCATGATAAATGCTATGATCACAAATGCAATGATCATACTTGTGATCAGATTGTCAATCAGGAACTTATTTCCTTTGATAAAGAGCAAGGTCGTACCAGTAATCGCCACATCAAATTCAGTCGTTCCAAAAATATCATCGATTCGAGGCTCAATTACCTGATTGACCAAAGAGTCCATTTTCACAGAGCCAATGTCGGCCATTTTCAATGACACTCTGATCTTTTGACCTGTAGAATCGACAAACTTGGTTGCCAGATTGATGTTGTCGGTTTCTTCTTTCAGATATCTTAAAATGAAATTCTTATCCCGATTATTCGGCAAGGAATAGTAGGCCGACTTGTCATTGTAAAATGCCTGTCTGGTTGCTTTGATAAAACTCACCACTGAAATCGGCTTGGAAACAAAATCGATAGAATCAAGGAAAGTCTCAAACTCATCGATCTTTCTCAAATTAGATAGATTCTGAACCCCTTTCTTTCTTTTGGTATCAATCACAATTTCCAGCGGCATAACCCCGGCGAAATGCTCTTCGAAAAAAGCCAGATCTTTCTTGGTTTGGCTCTCGTCTGGCAAATCATCTACCATATAAGATACTGCCTGAATCTGGCTGATCCCATAAATACAAATTGCAGCTATTATGATAGTTATGACGAATACATATTCCTTATACCTGTGCACCAAAAGGTCCAACACGGAAAGAACTGAATTGAGCATTTTGAACTCCAAATGCTTCAAATGCCTTTGTCCCGGCGGTTTCAGATAAGAAAACACCGAAGGGATCATGATCATACTCACCACAAAAGTGGCCAGGATATTGATCCCCGCTACGATACCGAATTCTTTGAGAATCACTATATCTGTCAGGGCCAACACCAAAAACCCTACCGCAGTAGTCACATTCGTAATGAAGGTAACAATACCAATTTTTCGGATTATGGTTCTTATGGCTCTCATTTGATCACCATGGGCGAAATACTCCTGATGATATTTGTTGATCATGTATACCGTATTCGGTATCCCTATCACTACGATGATAGGAGGCAGCAAGCCGGTAAGTAAGGTGATCTCAAAATCGAAGAGTACCAGAGTCCCGACTACCCATAGCACCACCATTCCAATGATACCAAGAGCGACTAAGAGTACCTTGAAAGAGCGGAAGAATAGGAACAAAATGAAGCCAGTCACTATCACCGATAAGACTAAAAACATCCTTAGCTCGTCCTTGAGCTTAGATGTATTGATATATCTAACATAAGGAAGACCAGCATACCTCAATTGAATCCCAGTATCCTCTGTAAAAGCCTCAGTCACAAAAAGTATATCGGAAACCACTCGATTGCGATCATCCGAATCCATTAGAGCCTTGTCAATAGTCACTAGAACTACACTAGCTCCATTATTTGGATTGATCAGCTGGCCACTGTAGAATTTGATATCCAGTGCATACCTGATCAAACTGTCTAGTTTTTTCTGATCACTCGGAAAACTATCAAAAACTGGCTCCAGCTTGAATCGCTTAGCCTCCTGGTCTTTGACCAATTTTTTCAAGGTGGGGACACTCAGTACTTCATTGACACCTTTGATATTGAGCAACTCATTGGACATATAGCCCAATTTCCGGAAGTTGTCGGTCTTGTAGACCGCACTATCCAATATCCCCAGGGCCAGGATATTACCATCCTCACCAAAAATCTTTTTAAACTCTTTGAAATCAACCATATCCGGATCATTGTCCGGAACGACATTTGCCAAAACATATGACCACCGGACATACTGCCCCTGATATGCCATGAAAGCCGTAATGGCCAACAGCAAGATGATCAAATACAAACGAAACTTTATGATTATGTCAGCGATCTTATTCCACATGCCTGAAAAACGAAGTGCAAAGGTAAGGATTTTTGCCTAGTAATAAAGTCAAAAATACTAGGGCAATTGAAGTGATACAAAGTGCACAAAAAAAGGGGACATGCCCCTTAATTTTTTGTATTTCAAATGCTTACAAAAGCATTCAATTTTGATATTTCATTACTGCTTTTTTGAGAGACTCTTTATTGGAAGTTATCGCCGGATTAGAATATATCTTGGAAGACAATTCTGCAATTACCGCTTTTTTGAAACCGAGCTTCACAGCCACATCTTCACAATACTTTACTTCACTTAAAAACACCTCTTTATCGATTTTCATCAGCTGCACCACATTAAATAGGTACTCAAATTTTTCATCGTCAGAAATAGTCCCCAATTCCGGTAGTGGAACAGGATTCTTCAGCAATTCCTCTATCTCTTCTTCGTTAACTCCATTGGCTTTTCCGACCATCAGAATCATGTCCTTCTCATCGTCTGCAAAATCATTATCGATGTTGGCCAAACCAATGAGCATACTAAGCTGGGATTTGATATTCATCATATTCTAAGTTTTTATTAGGGAGTCTACTTACAAGTTAATCAATTAAATAAAATTAGGCCTTATACTTCATAATAAGCTGTTTTAGCCGATCTCTATCGCCCGTGATATCTGGATCACTAAATATACCGGAACTCAGCTCTGCGATTACGGATTTCTTATACCCTAATTTCTCTGCTAATTTTTGACAAAATCTAATTTCGCTCAAGTATACCTTATTGTCCACCTTCATTAACTGAACGATGCTGTATAAGTATTCAAACATCTCATCTTCGGATAGAAGACCCAAATCCGGCAAAGCAGTTTTTTTCTCATTCAAATGATCGCTAAAAATTGCGTCAATATCCTTCTCTGCTACGCCATTGGCTTTGCCTAGAGCATAAATATATCTTTTCTCAATGTTAGAAAGCTCGTTATCAATCAGAGATAGCTGTACCAGCACACTCATTTGAGTCTTAAAATCCATAGGTCTGTTTTTAATTAAATGAAAATTAAAGATACAAAAAATTGGCACATAGTGGCTCAAAGCAAATTAATCTTACAAGCAACTATTTATTTTTTCACCGCCCCAAATATATAAACGGAATACTTTCCATCTTTTTGTTTTGTCACTTTAAAGAATCTATAAACAAATGAAATTATGCTTAATTGATTATCAGCATTCATAGTGTTAAAAAAATAGTTTAATTTAGTCACCGATCAGCTTAGAAATAAATCAATTCAACTAAACCAAAAGCCTGTTTTCAAGACGTATACAGGCTAAAACTTGAATAATGGGCATAATATTACCGCTACTACTTATTACCATCAGTTGTGTAGTCATATGGAGAGCTGGAGATGGTTTCATGACAGCATCCGAATATATAGGCAGAAATTTATCAGAAGGGGTTAGAGGTGCTTCGATCAATGCGATCGCTAGTTCAATGCCCGAAGTTTTCACTTCAATTTTCTTTCTTTTTGTATTGAAAGACGCCTCGGGATTTTCTGGAGGTATAGGGACTACTGCAGGTAGTGCTATATTTAATGGCATGGTGATACCAGCGGTATCTGTCATAGCAGTGATCGGAATAGGTCTGGCCAAAAGAATTGAAGTCTCAAGAAAAGTAATGCTACGTGATGGTATTGCTCTTATCATCACAGAATTGATTTTCCTTATCCTGATCAGCGGTTCCGAATTGGATTGGTACCACGGTATGATCCTGATGGGAGTATACCTCGTGTATATATCATATATGTTCTTGTCTATGGGCAAAAAAGGAGTGTTAGAAGAGTTGGCTTCAGATGGCGAAGCTGAAGTCGAAGAAGAGGAAGAAGATGATGAGCCAAAGCCTTCTATGACCAAGAGTTTGTTAACATTTGATCTGGAAAACATCTTCATCAGATCTAAAGTGACTGGAGCTAATGCATGGCCACTACTTGTCTTTTCTACTGTGGCAATTGCACTGGTTTGCTATTTGTTGGTAGTTGCCTGTGAGTGGATGGGAGCAGAAACATACGAAGTTCCTTATTTGGGCACTTTCAATGGATTGAATATTCCACTCATGTTTGTAGCCTTGATCTTAGCATCAGCTGCTTCTAGTTTTCCTGACACCATCATATCTATCAAAGATGCTCAAAGAGGTCAGTACGACGATGCGATCTCTAATGCGCTGGGAAGCAACATTTTTGATGTCTGTTTTGCGCTGGGCTTTCCTCTTTTCATATTCACGATCATTTACGGGCCAATTCATATGCCAGCCGAATTGGTTGACTTGAGTACTGAGCTTCGGTTTTTACTTCTGATTCTTACATCCA
This is a stretch of genomic DNA from Reichenbachiella ulvae. It encodes these proteins:
- a CDS encoding lipocalin-like domain-containing protein, with protein sequence MKTNSLLLLSVLLVSCAIEKTNEQPSTLEQDLQGTWQLISQSIITEDSVIRDFTGDLEGIKIINNSHFTFFQHDKDSLNRYSSGAGQYVLEGNRYVEFLEYCSAREWEMHKFEFEVEIRNDTLIQSGVEKLPEVGVDRTLVEVYVRSKAENRRVPILGEIEAKNLLWFDEKGTASIEGVAKFKGRDGEIHFGEQFAIELMPYSRYTEERLDRIYGNSQAGSVYVQDGIPSFIPDPAIYHKTIKTYCKDDGSFELNDLPKGEYFVIAFMLWEDEGLKGGGVMKRIELIRDQKQKIKMFNY
- the ileS gene encoding isoleucine--tRNA ligase: MKYREYKNINYAEVADEILDFWKKNDIFKKSVDEKEGAESFVFYEGPPSANGTPGIHHVMARAVKDIFCRYKTLKGYQVNRKGGWDTHGLPVELQVEKELGITKEDIGTKISVEEYNQKCREAVMKFKDQWDDLTEKMGYWVDLDDPYITFDKNYMETLWHLLKKFYDKGLLYKGYTIQPYSPAAGTGLSSHELNQPGTYRDVKDTSIVAQFKAKKTADSEKLFEGDEEVFFLAWTTTPWTLPSNAALAVGKKITYVKVKTFNPYTFKPVSVIVAKDLMGKFFSEKAKEVAFDDYKEGDKLIPWEVKAEFSGEDLVGMPYEQLMPYVTNAELEEKAFRVIPGDFVSTEDGTGIVHIAPTFGADDFFAAKQAGVPAVLVTDDSGKEVPLVDKQGRFVNEVTDFAGKYVKAEYYDDSVTSDKDFKPTDVLIAIQLKEENKAFKVEKYEHSYPHCWRTDKPVLYYPLDSWFIKTTAFKDRLVELNNTINWKPASTGTGRFGNWLENLVDWNLSRSRYWGTPLPIWISEDKSEEKCIGSIAELKAEVEKSIAAGFMTEQIGDDFDLHRPYVDEVVLVSESGQKMLREPDLIDVWFDSGAMPYAQFHFMGDDPKADERANGGLKDVYPADFIAEGVDQTRGWFFTLHAIAGMLFDQVSFKNVIANGLVLDKNGNKMSKRLGNAVDPFETLKKYGPDATRWYMISNANPWDNLKFDIEGVAESQRRFFGTLQNTYSFFALYANLDGFTFSEEAIPMDQRTESDRWIISKLNTLIKKVDEAFNEYEPTRAARLIQDFVIDDLSNWYVRLNRKRFWKGEYNEDKRAAYQSLYTCLKTVAKLGAPIAPFYLDRLYSDLNAVSSSESHESVHLSDFPVADDSCIDAELEARMDMAQKISSLVHSLRKKERLKVRQPLAKIMIPVLNESTESRVNAVKDLILNEVNIKDIEFLDDTSGVLVKSIKPNFRKLGKEYGPRMKDVSQLINGFGQEEIATIEKSGSIQVDLAGDTITLTLEDVEIASQDIPGWLVASENGLTVALDINLTDELKQEGVARDLVNRIQNLRKDKGLEVQDKIKIQLSSSEEIVKSAVAAFNDYICVETQAKNLAMADSLDAGEELDIDELKIKAHIEVSA
- a CDS encoding lipoprotein signal peptidase, whose translation is MKYYKYFLISIGIIVLDQVVKMLVHFNMDMGVNGQIQILGDFFKLHYLTNPGMAFGMKLGTAYGKLFLTLFRLVAMVGISYYLFTLIKKEAPVGLLICIALILGGAIGNVIDSTFYGIWLDNAPYDAPTPWFYGQVVDMFYIDIWEGRLPDWIPLMGGKYMSLWPVFNVADASIFVGVAIILVFQKRFFLSENKSEESTEEVGVTE
- a CDS encoding 2-oxoglutarate dehydrogenase E1 component is translated as MDKFSYIANAHTNVIDDMYQSYKQDPDSVDVSWQRFFEGYDFSLTKYGENGVAQAPVSNKEIAVRDLIHAYRSRGHLKSTTNPVRDRKDREARLEIEDFGLTKADLDTEFECGNLIGIGKASLKKIVESLKNIYTGSVGFEYLYIRKPEIVDWFKEKVEKDALNYAPSIEEKKQILSKLNEAVVFENFLHTKYLGQKRFSLEGGETTIPALDALINRSADLGVEEVVVGMAHRGRLNVLVNIMGKTYEQVFNEFEGSFAPDQTMGDGDVKYHMGFSSQVTTPSGKQVNLKLAPNPSHLEAVNPVVEGFVRAKIDNLYKDSNKALPILIHGDAALAGQGIGYELIQMSKLDAYSTGGTIHFIINNQVGFTTDFDEARSSIYCTDLAKTVDAPVLHVNGDHPESVVFCMNVAAEYRQKFQGDIFIDMVCYRRHGHNESDEPKFTQPSLYNIISKHPNPREIYNKRLIDRGDVDANLATSMDKEFKAQLQDRLNMVKQEKLPYVLQQSEKEFSEMRLSRPEDFDESPDTSIDMSFIEKVGKAITSVPKGFKPIKQIDKVLKQRKEMFFEKKELNWASAELLAYGSLLLEDKVVRMSGQDVKRGTFSHRHAVVRDSNTNEQYNFLNHLEGGEHNDFKIYNSLLSEFGVLGFEFGYAMADPNAVVIWEAQFGDFANGAQVMVDQFISCSYTKWRRMNGLVLLLPHGYEGQGPEHSNARPERYLQLASGNNMYICNLTKPSNYFHMIRRQLAMPFRMPCILMSPKSLFRHPLVVSKLEEFTDGKFQEVIGDDYVDSKKVKKVLLCTGKVYFDLLEKQQKDKRKDVAIIRVEQLHPFPKKQVMAELDKYDVKTVHWVQEEPENMGAWSFILRSFREVKKDVISRKAAASPATGFAKVHKQEQEAIITEAFS
- a CDS encoding efflux RND transporter permease subunit, giving the protein MWNKIADIIIKFRLYLIILLLAITAFMAYQGQYVRWSYVLANVVPDNDPDMVDFKEFKKIFGEDGNILALGILDSAVYKTDNFRKLGYMSNELLNIKGVNEVLSVPTLKKLVKDQEAKRFKLEPVFDSFPSDQKKLDSLIRYALDIKFYSGQLINPNNGASVVLVTIDKALMDSDDRNRVVSDILFVTEAFTEDTGIQLRYAGLPYVRYINTSKLKDELRMFLVLSVIVTGFILFLFFRSFKVLLVALGIIGMVVLWVVGTLVLFDFEITLLTGLLPPIIVVIGIPNTVYMINKYHQEYFAHGDQMRAIRTIIRKIGIVTFITNVTTAVGFLVLALTDIVILKEFGIVAGINILATFVVSMIMIPSVFSYLKPPGQRHLKHLEFKMLNSVLSVLDLLVHRYKEYVFVITIIIAAICIYGISQIQAVSYMVDDLPDESQTKKDLAFFEEHFAGVMPLEIVIDTKRKKGVQNLSNLRKIDEFETFLDSIDFVSKPISVVSFIKATRQAFYNDKSAYYSLPNNRDKNFILRYLKEETDNINLATKFVDSTGQKIRVSLKMADIGSVKMDSLVNQVIEPRIDDIFGTTEFDVAITGTTLLFIKGNKFLIDNLITSMIIAFVIIAFIMGLLFRNFKMIIICLIPNIIPLLITGGMMGLAGIPLKPSTALIFSIAFGISVDDSIHFLAKYRQELFANNFFVPVAVSKSIRETGASMIYTSIILFFGFVIFAASEFGGTVALGTLTSTTLLMAMLTNLTLLPALLLRFDSGKRNKEDHPLIEQYPEFYDENEDEEIDLDLLDKEEKNKD
- a CDS encoding TerB family tellurite resistance protein; translation: MMNIKSQLSMLIGLANIDNDFADDEKDMILMVGKANGVNEEEIEELLKNPVPLPELGTISDDEKFEYLFNVVQLMKIDKEVFLSEVKYCEDVAVKLGFKKAVIAELSSKIYSNPAITSNKESLKKAVMKYQN